A region of Parabacteroides pacaensis DNA encodes the following proteins:
- a CDS encoding 6-bladed beta-propeller, producing the protein MKNITIILNILSLYCLFACKQIDKKGVNESIVLDFSQVEIDDKFLLSDIFKDIEAIPLETNDSCLISNIGRIRFIDNKFFVLDSRQNVIFIFDNKGTYLNKIGKKGEGPQEYITIQGFDVDEKKHRVCLYSAYKGLMYYDYEGNFIEQQEIPCKCNDLIIVDQSVIVHCGQNHNTIDDSSQDYMLAVYNQKESSTKGFIPFDMAKLGAVHFFYDQARYFTSLKNEALFFYPFWNTIYSIKDGSVVPKYKLDFGDLTLPNNYVDDFPTVEKAYDELFKNRKYVYAFNSCWENDKYFSIRATIKGLMRTCLYDKKTHTLKVGFGKDNFGVYPKFSDATNEYLVAYKNAEDLVESIERNAEKIQLLPQIKNLSTLDSEANPVVFLYYFK; encoded by the coding sequence ATGAAAAACATTACTATTATATTAAACATTCTGTCATTATATTGCTTGTTTGCATGTAAACAAATTGACAAAAAAGGAGTAAATGAAAGCATAGTTTTGGATTTTAGCCAAGTAGAAATTGATGATAAGTTTCTCTTATCGGATATTTTTAAAGATATAGAAGCTATACCTTTAGAAACAAACGATTCTTGTCTGATTTCAAATATTGGACGTATACGTTTTATTGATAACAAATTTTTTGTGCTCGATTCTCGCCAAAATGTTATTTTTATTTTTGATAATAAGGGTACATATCTGAACAAGATAGGTAAAAAAGGCGAAGGACCTCAAGAATATATCACTATCCAAGGATTTGATGTAGATGAAAAAAAGCATAGGGTTTGTTTGTATTCCGCATATAAAGGATTAATGTATTATGATTACGAAGGTAATTTTATTGAGCAACAAGAAATCCCGTGTAAATGTAATGATTTGATTATCGTAGATCAATCTGTTATTGTTCACTGCGGACAAAACCATAATACAATAGACGACTCTTCACAGGATTATATGTTAGCAGTCTATAACCAAAAAGAATCTTCTACCAAAGGATTTATTCCTTTTGATATGGCAAAATTAGGTGCTGTTCATTTTTTCTATGATCAAGCACGTTACTTTACTTCCCTTAAAAATGAAGCCCTTTTCTTTTATCCCTTTTGGAACACCATTTATTCTATAAAAGACGGGAGTGTAGTTCCTAAATACAAGCTTGATTTTGGCGACTTAACGCTTCCTAATAATTATGTCGATGATTTTCCTACAGTAGAAAAGGCTTATGACGAATTATTCAAAAATAGAAAATATGTATACGCATTCAATAGTTGTTGGGAAAATGATAAATACTTTTCTATCCGGGCAACGATAAAAGGTCTTATGCGTACTTGTTTATACGATAAAAAAACTCACACTTTAAAAGTAGGATTCGGAAAAGATAATTTTGGAGTTTATCCTAAATTTAGCGACGCAACAAACGAATATCTGGTTGCTTACAAAAATGCTGAAGATCTTGTCGAAAGTATTGAACGTAATGCTGAAAAAATTCAGCTCCTTCCTCAAATTAAAAATTTATCGACATTAGATAGTGAAGCCAATCCGGTTGTTTTTTTGTATTATTTCAAATAA